The following are from one region of the Bufo gargarizans isolate SCDJY-AF-19 unplaced genomic scaffold, ASM1485885v1 fragScaff_scaffold_350_pilon, whole genome shotgun sequence genome:
- the PAQR4 gene encoding progestin and adipoQ receptor family member 4, which produces MQLILGPCEKKVSCNLMAFLSGPRLLDWASSPPHLQFNKFVLTGYRPVASGAECLRSLFYLHNELGNIYTHGIPLLGFCFLLPLQIPWRQLSVPWLGVVHYLACISPQLGSVLYHLFMNHHGGASVYHKLLTLDMCGICLVNTLGALPIIYCTLLCHPFTRSLALLTYTGLSSYVIFCAVTAHSNISRLCSFAWQAAFRFFFFYLRWAGLGSGHPSSLRCYLLMDSLALLGGIINVSRIPERLQPGKFDYWCNSHQIMHVLVVISILYLHWGVTSDLTWISSSPCPLE; this is translated from the exons ATGCAGCTGATCCTCGGCCCTTGTGAGAAGAAGGTGTCCTGTAACCTGATGGCATTCTTGAGTGGCCCCCGACTCCTGGACTGGGCCAGCTCCCCCCCACACCTGCAGTTTAATAAGTTTGTGCTGACGGGATACCGACCCGTGGCCAGCGGAGCGGAGTGTCTGCGGAGCCTGTTCTACCTGCACAACGAGCTGGGCAACATCTACACACACG GGATCCCACTCCTCGGCTTCTGTTTCTTACTCCCTTTACAAATTCCATGGCGCCAGCTGTCCGTACCTTGGCTTGGTGTGGTCCATTACTTGGCCTGTATCAGCCCCCAGCTGGGCAGTGTCCTGTACCATCTCTTCATGAACCACCATGGTGGGGCGTCCGTCTACCACAAGCTCCTCACACTGGACATGTGCGGCATCTGCCTTGTCAACACTCTGG GTGCGCTCCCCATCATCTACTGCACGCTCCTCTGCCATCCCTTCACACGGAGCTTGGCTCTCTTGACATACACCGGCTTGTCCAGTTATGTCATCTTCTGCGCAGTCACTGCTCACAGCAACATCAGCCGCCTCTGCTCGTTCGCCTGGCAGGCTGCCTTCCGCTTTTTCTTCTTTTATCTTCGTTGGGCAGGGCTAGGCTCCGGCCATCCATCTTCACTACGCTGCTACCTCCTTATGGATAGCCTGGCCCTACTCGGAGGCATTATTAACGTTTCCCGCATTCCTGAACGTTTACAACCTGGAAAATTTGACTACTGGTGCAATAGTCACCAGATTATGCACGTCCTGGTGGTGATCAGCATCTTATACTTGCACTGGGGTGTGACCTCTGACCTCACTTGGATAAGCAGTTCTCCCTGCCCGTTGGAGTGA
- the PKMYT1 gene encoding membrane-associated tyrosine- and threonine-specific cdc2-inhibitory kinase, translated as MPVPGDDMADALMTRTPIPVPAHFSQAEQSFSHKKRGRALCYTLPPRPPVKSIPPLSRIFPNKQRSWSQPRPQSVSFQSPRHKQPVSHLYDHSKEETLFKQCFQIVCKLGRGSFGEVYKVRSREDGAVYAVKRSVSPFRGESDRLRKLQEVRKHERVGEHPNCLRLIRAWEEKRMLYLQTELCVCSLQQRSEELGEPLPPPQIWNVTCDLLRGLKHLHDRNLLHLDIKPANVFIAYSGVYKLGDFGLMVELDGAEGSGEAQEGDPRYMAPELLDGVFTKAADVFSLGMTLLEVACNMEVPKGGEGWQQLRQGHLPIEFTSDLPPDFLKVLSGMLEPDYRRRATVDWLLSLPAVQRAEGWRKVTLTTRGVLTRGVAVLQFLLWLITVVFCALRRPVRRLLRWNVILDSPPSSPSQNRCLESSFSSDWEDESFGDDVFEVPPSPLGYPRNITYHAQEFPLSCRHSPDLLSRPSLGSTSTPRNLSPDYNLRQRSALPPTPNVSRISQDSPCSVKSMSPDSSGSSSGFVDAEAPRSFLPRNLLSIFDEASEQ; from the exons ATGCCGGTGCCAGGAGATGACATGGCTGACGCTTTGATGACCCGAACGCCTATCCCAGTGCCTGCACATTTCAGTCAAGCAGAGCAGAGCTTCTCCCACAAAAAGAGGGGGCGAGCCCTCTGCTACACCCTGCCCCCACGGCCCCCGGTGAAGAGTATCCCTCCCCTCAGCCGTATCTTTCCTAACAAGCAGCGGTCCTGGAGCCAGCCTCGCCCCCAGAGCGTGTCCTTCCAGAGCCCCCGCCACAAGCAGCCGGTCAGCCACCTGTACGACCACAGCAAGGAGGAGACCTTATTCAAGCAGTGCTTCCAGATCGTCTGCAAGCTGGGGAGGGGCTCCTTCGGGGAGGTGTATAAG GTGCGGAGTCGTGAGGATGGCGCTGTGTACGCAGTGAAGCGATCAGTTTCCCCGTTCCGGGGAGAATCGGACCGTCTCCGCAAACTCCAGGAGGTGAGGAAACATGAGCGTGTTGGGGAGCACCCCAACTGCCTGCGATTGATCCGCGCCTGGGAGGAGAAGCgcatgctgtacctgcagacGGAGCTGTGCGTGTGCAGCCTGCAGCAGCGTTCGGAGGAGCTGGGCGAGCCTCTGCCTCCACCTCAAATCTGGAATGTAACCTGTGACCTCCTTCGAGGTCTTAAACATCTCCATGACCGCAACCTGCTGCACTTGGACATCAAGCCCGCCAATGTGTTCATCGCCTACTCCGGGGTCTACAAGCTGGGGGACTTTGGTCTGATGGTGGAGCTGGATGGAGCAGAAGGGAGTGGGGAGGCCCAGGAGGGAGACCCTCGTTATATGGCTCCAGAGCTTCTGGACGGGGTGTTCACGAAGGCTGCAGATGTGTTCAG CCTCGGGATGACGCTGCTTGAAGTGGCTTGTAACATGGAGGTCCCAAAGGGTGGGGAAGGCTGGCAGCAGCTGCGGCAGGGTCACCTCCCCATAGAGTTCACGTCAG ACCTGCCCCCAGATTTCCTGAAGGTGCTGTCTGGGATGTTGGAGCCGGATTATCGACGTCGGGCTACTGTGGACTGGCTGCTGTCTCTTCCTGCTGTCCAGAGGGCTGAGGGGTGGCGGAAAGTGACCCTAACGACCAGAGGCGTCCTCACTCGGGGGGTGGCCGTATTGCAG ttTCTCCTGTGGCTCATCACCGTGGTCTTCTGCGCCCTGAGGCGTCCAGTGAGGCGGCTTTTACGCTGGAACGTTATTCTGGACTCTCCACCGTCTTCTCCATCCCAAAATCGATGCTTAGAAAGCAGCTTTTCCAGTGACTGGGAGGATGAAAGTTTTGGGGATGATGTATTTGAGGTGCCTCCAAGTCCCCTGGGCTACCCCAGGAATATCACCTACCATGCTCAGGAATTCCCCCTCAG TTGCAGACATTCTCCAGATCTGTTGTCGCGGCCGTCTCTGGGCAGCACGTCCACACCCCGCAATCTGTCTCCTGACTACAACCTGCGGCAGAG GTCGGCGCTGCCTCCGACACCGAACGTGAGCCGGATCAGCCAGGACTCCCCGTGCAGTGTGAAGTCGATGAGCCCAGACAGCAGCGGCAGTTCTTCAGGCTTTGTGGACGCTGAGGCACCTCGCTCTTTTCTACCTCGAAACCTCCTTAGTATTTTTGATGAGGCGTCTGAGCAGTAG